In one Gallaecimonas xiamenensis 3-C-1 genomic region, the following are encoded:
- a CDS encoding SlyX family protein: protein MSEERLNDLESRLAFQEIALQELSDEMASLQRLVEKQREQLALMARKLKSAQGSNIAGEHEETPPPHY from the coding sequence ATGAGTGAAGAACGCCTTAACGATCTGGAAAGCCGCCTGGCCTTTCAAGAGATAGCCCTACAGGAGCTGTCGGACGAGATGGCCAGCCTGCAGCGGCTGGTGGAAAAGCAGCGGGAGCAGCTGGCGCTGATGGCCAGGAAGCTCAAGAGTGCCCAGGGCAGTAACATTGCCGGCGAGCACGAAGAAACCCCGCCTCCCCATTATTGA
- a CDS encoding polysaccharide deacetylase family protein, whose translation MSLSIKSVVLGLIALLVVLLGTWQLVNSRQVQLFGELVNRVDTDQKVIALTFDDGPAPGNTEAVLTMLAAEDVKATFFLVGSAMELHPRETMLIANAGHEIGNHSYSHQRMVLMSPGAVREELERTDALIRQSGYQGPILFRPPYGKKFVMLPWYLSHRDMTSVTWDLEPESHGDIAGNSQAITRYVLDKAKPGSILLLHVMFRSRQASLDAVPGIIEGLKAKGYRLVTVSELLALRP comes from the coding sequence ATGAGTTTGTCCATCAAGTCGGTGGTGTTGGGTCTGATTGCTTTACTGGTGGTACTGCTTGGTACCTGGCAACTGGTCAACAGCCGCCAGGTGCAGCTTTTTGGGGAGCTGGTCAACAGGGTGGATACCGACCAGAAGGTGATAGCCCTGACCTTCGACGACGGCCCGGCCCCGGGCAATACCGAGGCGGTCCTGACGATGCTGGCCGCCGAGGACGTCAAAGCCACTTTCTTCCTGGTGGGCAGCGCCATGGAGCTGCACCCCAGGGAAACCATGCTGATTGCCAATGCCGGCCATGAGATTGGCAACCACTCCTACAGCCACCAGCGCATGGTGCTGATGTCTCCTGGCGCCGTGCGCGAAGAGTTGGAACGCACCGACGCCCTGATCCGCCAAAGCGGCTACCAGGGCCCCATCCTGTTCAGGCCCCCTTACGGCAAGAAGTTCGTCATGCTGCCCTGGTACCTGTCGCACCGTGACATGACCTCTGTCACCTGGGACCTGGAGCCGGAAAGCCATGGCGACATCGCCGGCAACAGCCAGGCCATCACCCGTTATGTACTGGACAAGGCCAAACCCGGCTCCATCCTGCTGCTGCACGTGATGTTCCGCTCCCGCCAGGCCTCCCTGGACGCCGTGCCCGGCATCATCGAGGGCCTTAAGGCCAAGGGCTATCGTTTGGTGACGGTGTCAGAGTTGCTGGCGTTAAGGCCCTGA
- a CDS encoding polysaccharide deacetylase family protein, which yields MRSYFIAALALLTLPQAWAAGPAKVATLDRQLWPQAIDSRSAFDQASAAEIRQFTRLLAATPLDDAAAVTAFTQVDNPDMASVQQWRELTQLRLQGNYAMACHQCQDAKSWEALVAASQQPHDNSLGAWQQASQAFHQRYLYEQVRLAALFGRVTSEVLPLGAGELDELERSGFNQADGHFLLSYDDGPSSTVKGDNRSAQLVSALEGKGLHAQFFALGERLAAVKPGKDFYANQCVGSHGYQHKSHQRWDGWAQSLADTRKLLAELPQKGHHWFRPPYGQRQPALLESLAERDEGVMLWNIDSQDWNRKLDNQQVQDRVITLMLLWRSGIILYHDIHPKALANLPALVDFQKQAGLTWTDCRDI from the coding sequence ATGCGCTCTTATTTTATCGCCGCCTTGGCCCTGCTGACCCTGCCCCAAGCCTGGGCCGCCGGCCCCGCCAAGGTCGCCACCCTGGACCGCCAGCTCTGGCCCCAGGCTATCGACAGCCGCAGCGCCTTTGACCAGGCCTCGGCGGCGGAGATCCGCCAATTTACCCGGCTGCTGGCAGCCACCCCCTTGGATGATGCCGCCGCCGTCACCGCCTTTACCCAGGTGGACAACCCGGACATGGCCAGCGTCCAGCAATGGCGCGAGCTGACCCAGCTGCGCCTACAGGGCAACTACGCCATGGCCTGCCACCAATGCCAGGACGCCAAAAGCTGGGAAGCCCTGGTGGCCGCCAGCCAACAACCCCATGACAACAGCCTTGGCGCCTGGCAGCAGGCAAGCCAGGCCTTTCACCAGCGTTACCTCTACGAGCAGGTGCGTCTGGCCGCCCTCTTTGGCCGGGTAACCAGCGAAGTATTACCCCTGGGGGCCGGTGAGTTGGACGAACTGGAACGAAGTGGCTTTAACCAGGCCGACGGCCACTTCCTGCTGAGCTACGACGACGGTCCGTCCAGCACCGTCAAGGGTGACAACCGCAGTGCCCAACTGGTCAGCGCCCTTGAAGGCAAGGGCCTGCATGCCCAGTTTTTCGCCCTGGGGGAAAGGCTGGCCGCCGTTAAACCCGGTAAGGATTTTTACGCCAACCAGTGCGTGGGCTCCCATGGTTACCAGCATAAGAGCCACCAGCGCTGGGACGGCTGGGCCCAGTCCCTGGCCGACACCCGCAAGCTGCTGGCCGAGTTGCCGCAAAAAGGCCACCACTGGTTCCGCCCCCCTTACGGCCAGCGCCAACCGGCGCTGCTGGAAAGCCTGGCTGAGCGGGATGAAGGGGTGATGCTGTGGAATATCGACAGCCAGGACTGGAACCGCAAGCTCGACAACCAACAGGTCCAGGACAGGGTGATCACCCTGATGCTGCTGTGGCGCAGCGGTATCATTCTCTACCACGACATCCACCCCAAGGCCTTGGCCAACCTGCCGGCCCTGGTGGACTTTCAAAAGCAGGCGGGGCTCACCTGGACCGACTGCCGCGACATTTGA
- a CDS encoding GNAT family N-acetyltransferase, which translates to MIRSIDTPQDIEAVLALWQQAGLALTPGQDWDQEIQWVAQQLLPQSQTWLYEQEGIQGFITTEQRQVKALCVSNTARGKGIGKALLAYAQSRCPQLEVQLMTSAQDGHSYFKQQGFHPVRELLDSRTGQFLLHMAPRKAGSYFSY; encoded by the coding sequence GTGATCCGCAGTATCGACACCCCCCAAGATATTGAAGCCGTGTTGGCTCTTTGGCAGCAAGCCGGCCTGGCTTTGACGCCGGGACAAGACTGGGACCAAGAAATACAATGGGTTGCCCAGCAGCTGCTGCCCCAAAGCCAAACCTGGCTTTATGAGCAAGAAGGGATACAGGGCTTCATCACCACAGAACAGCGGCAAGTAAAGGCGCTGTGCGTCAGCAACACCGCCAGGGGAAAGGGAATAGGAAAAGCCCTATTAGCCTACGCCCAAAGCCGTTGTCCACAATTGGAAGTGCAACTGATGACATCGGCCCAGGATGGTCACAGCTATTTTAAGCAGCAGGGTTTTCACCCAGTAAGAGAGCTGCTGGACAGCCGCACAGGTCAATTCTTACTGCACATGGCGCCGCGTAAAGCGGGCTCTTACTTCAGCTACTAA
- a CDS encoding ABC transporter ATP-binding protein, which produces MIHLQDLQLIRGGQKLFDGAALTVHAGHRVGLVGANGCGKSTLFALLRGELEVDGGDVKLPANWTIASVKQETPALERPAIDYVIDGDAHYRALEAKLATAQAHNDGDAMARIMGDMEQAGGYDIRARAGALMHGLGFAGGDELRPVSSFSGGWRMRLNLAQALICPSDLLLLDEPTNHLDLDAVFWLADWLTSYKGTLLLISHDRDFLDDVVTHICHVEHQKLNSYTGNYESFERQRAARLAQQQAMFERQQAQRAHLQSFIDRFKAKATKARQAQSRIKALERMEELQAAHVDSPFSFVFENAATLPSPLLAIDKVSLGYGDKQILSNVSLRLQPGERIGLLGPNGAGKSTLIKFLAGGLAPQSGELVPAQGLKVGYFAQHQLEYLDANASALLHLQRLAPQVREQELRDFLGHFGFRGDKALEPIAPFSGGEKARLALALIVWQRPNLLLLDEPTNHLDLEMREALTLALQDFDGAMVIVSHDRHLLRTTTDTFLRVSHGEVAPFDGDLDDYHKWLKDREKAASPASDNGAGKDNSAQSRKDRKRLEAEHRTKTRPLKQKIEKLDKTMASLGDKLATIEGRLGEADIYEAANKAELTRLLKEQGDAKAELDAVEMEWMALSEELEGLDSAFEEQFA; this is translated from the coding sequence ATGATACACCTTCAAGACCTGCAATTGATCCGCGGCGGCCAGAAACTCTTCGACGGCGCCGCCCTTACCGTACACGCCGGCCACAGGGTGGGCCTGGTAGGCGCCAATGGCTGTGGCAAGTCCACCCTCTTTGCGCTGCTGCGCGGCGAGCTGGAGGTGGATGGCGGCGACGTCAAGCTGCCCGCCAACTGGACCATTGCCTCGGTCAAGCAGGAAACCCCGGCCCTTGAGCGCCCCGCCATCGATTATGTGATTGACGGCGACGCCCATTACCGGGCCCTGGAGGCCAAACTGGCCACCGCTCAGGCGCACAACGACGGCGACGCCATGGCCCGCATCATGGGCGACATGGAGCAGGCCGGCGGCTACGACATTCGCGCCCGGGCCGGCGCCCTGATGCACGGTTTGGGCTTTGCCGGCGGTGACGAGCTGCGGCCGGTGTCGTCCTTCTCGGGCGGCTGGCGGATGCGCCTTAACCTGGCCCAGGCGCTGATCTGCCCCTCAGATCTGTTGCTGCTGGACGAACCCACCAACCACTTGGATCTCGATGCGGTGTTCTGGCTGGCCGACTGGCTGACCAGCTACAAGGGCACCTTGCTGCTCATTTCCCACGACCGGGATTTTCTCGACGACGTGGTCACCCACATCTGCCATGTGGAGCACCAGAAGCTCAACAGCTACACCGGCAACTACGAGAGCTTCGAACGCCAGCGCGCCGCCCGCCTGGCCCAGCAGCAGGCCATGTTCGAGCGCCAGCAGGCTCAGCGCGCCCACCTGCAAAGCTTTATCGACCGCTTCAAAGCCAAGGCCACCAAGGCCCGCCAGGCCCAAAGCCGCATCAAGGCTCTGGAACGGATGGAAGAGCTGCAAGCGGCCCACGTGGACTCGCCCTTCTCCTTTGTCTTTGAAAACGCCGCCACCCTGCCCTCGCCGCTGCTGGCCATCGACAAAGTGAGCCTGGGTTACGGCGACAAGCAAATCCTCAGTAATGTCAGCCTGCGGCTACAACCCGGTGAGCGCATTGGCCTGTTGGGCCCCAACGGCGCCGGTAAATCCACCCTCATTAAATTCCTGGCTGGCGGCCTTGCCCCGCAAAGTGGCGAGCTGGTACCGGCCCAGGGCCTGAAGGTGGGCTATTTTGCCCAGCACCAGTTGGAATACCTGGACGCCAACGCCTCGGCGCTCTTGCACCTGCAGCGCCTGGCGCCGCAAGTACGGGAGCAGGAGCTGCGCGATTTTCTCGGCCATTTCGGTTTTCGTGGCGACAAGGCCCTGGAGCCCATAGCCCCCTTCTCCGGTGGCGAGAAGGCGCGCCTGGCCCTGGCCCTTATCGTCTGGCAGCGCCCCAACCTTCTGCTGCTGGACGAACCCACCAACCACCTGGACCTGGAGATGCGCGAGGCCCTGACCCTGGCCCTGCAGGATTTTGACGGCGCCATGGTCATCGTCTCTCACGACCGCCACCTGCTGCGCACCACCACCGACACCTTCCTGCGGGTCTCCCACGGGGAGGTGGCGCCTTTTGACGGCGATCTGGACGACTACCACAAGTGGCTAAAAGACCGGGAAAAGGCAGCCAGCCCGGCCAGCGACAACGGCGCCGGCAAGGACAACTCGGCCCAGTCCCGCAAGGACCGCAAGCGCCTGGAGGCCGAGCACCGCACCAAGACCCGGCCCCTTAAGCAAAAAATTGAAAAGCTCGACAAAACCATGGCCAGCCTCGGTGACAAGCTGGCCACCATCGAGGGTCGCCTGGGGGAAGCCGATATCTACGAAGCGGCCAACAAGGCCGAGCTGACCCGGCTCCTTAAGGAGCAAGGGGATGCCAAGGCCGAGCTGGATGCAGTGGAAATGGAATGGATGGCCCTGTCCGAAGAGCTTGAGGGCCTGGACAGCGCCTTTGAGGAACAGTTTGCATGA
- a CDS encoding MFS transporter: MIEVGTKAFWRATLAMSLGSFLIFANLYFTQPLLPLLAAEFDVSPLTASYSFTLSTLMLGLSLLLYGPLSDALGRRAIIVATLVGAVLCTLALSQVHSFGALLVLRALQGFFLGGLPAIAIAYLGDEMTKRALVSAVGLYISANSLGGISGRLMGGFLADTLGWQAGFGVLGLASLALLAVFLWLLPPSQHFSPKPLHPKRMVADLLGHLRNRLLLVSFAIGGLNFFIFVNQYSFLTFRLSDAPYNLPARYLGLLFLTYLSGTLGSALSGRLAGRFSQPVVMMLGIGLMMLGSLVSLAEGLWVIMLGFLFSAFGFFLCHANASSWVSHNADKAKASASSLYLVFYYLGASLGGLYLAPFWHHGQWLGVVLGSLLVLALTFSLCLLLRHWSSQHGTLAVSS, translated from the coding sequence ATGATAGAGGTCGGTACCAAAGCCTTCTGGCGCGCAACCCTGGCCATGAGCCTGGGATCCTTCCTGATCTTCGCCAACCTCTATTTCACCCAGCCCCTGCTGCCGCTGCTGGCCGCCGAGTTTGACGTTTCGCCCCTGACCGCCTCCTACAGCTTTACCCTGTCCACCCTGATGCTGGGGCTGTCCCTGCTGCTGTATGGGCCCCTGTCCGACGCCCTGGGCCGGCGGGCCATCATAGTGGCCACCCTGGTGGGCGCCGTGCTCTGCACCTTGGCCCTGTCCCAGGTGCACAGTTTCGGGGCGCTGCTGGTGCTAAGGGCCTTGCAGGGCTTTTTCCTGGGGGGGCTGCCGGCCATCGCCATTGCCTACCTGGGGGATGAGATGACCAAGCGAGCCCTGGTGTCGGCGGTGGGGCTCTATATCAGCGCCAACAGCCTGGGGGGGATCAGTGGCCGGCTGATGGGGGGCTTTTTGGCCGACACCCTGGGCTGGCAGGCGGGCTTTGGGGTGCTGGGGCTGGCCAGCCTGGCGCTGCTGGCGGTGTTCTTGTGGCTGTTGCCCCCCAGCCAGCATTTCAGCCCCAAGCCCCTACACCCCAAGCGCATGGTCGCCGACCTGCTGGGTCACCTGAGGAACCGGCTACTGCTGGTGAGCTTTGCCATAGGGGGGCTTAATTTCTTTATCTTCGTCAACCAGTACAGCTTCCTGACCTTCAGGTTGTCGGACGCCCCCTACAACCTGCCGGCCCGCTACCTGGGGCTGCTGTTTTTGACCTATCTGTCCGGCACCCTGGGCTCGGCCCTGTCCGGGCGCCTGGCCGGGCGCTTTAGCCAGCCGGTGGTGATGATGCTGGGTATAGGGCTGATGATGCTGGGCAGCCTGGTGAGCCTGGCCGAGGGGCTTTGGGTGATCATGCTGGGCTTTTTATTCAGCGCCTTTGGCTTTTTCCTGTGCCATGCCAACGCATCGAGCTGGGTCAGCCACAACGCCGACAAGGCCAAGGCCAGCGCCTCTTCCCTGTATCTGGTGTTCTACTACCTGGGGGCCAGCCTGGGGGGGCTTTACCTGGCGCCCTTCTGGCACCATGGCCAGTGGCTGGGGGTGGTGCTGGGGTCCCTGCTGGTGCTGGCGCTAACCTTCAGCCTCTGCCTGCTGCTGCGCCATTGGAGCAGCCAACACGGCACCCTGGCCGTTAGTAGCTGA
- a CDS encoding DUF2390 domain-containing protein, whose protein sequence is MSETFWDYCLLVYPQWEKQLLAWQQSHELDLNLYLLAAWLDEEELYLEQATWLALLSESRRIQAQWLAPYRALRHSLKGEVSQERYQELKAMELRLEREAQRQYQALVGRDPSAQDYPQNKAAGPKNLPRLKALYQLP, encoded by the coding sequence ATGAGCGAGACCTTCTGGGATTACTGCCTGCTGGTCTATCCCCAATGGGAAAAGCAATTGCTGGCCTGGCAGCAAAGCCACGAGCTGGACCTGAACCTCTACCTGCTGGCGGCCTGGCTGGACGAGGAAGAACTGTACCTGGAGCAGGCCACCTGGCTGGCGCTGCTGAGTGAGAGCCGCCGTATCCAAGCCCAGTGGCTGGCACCCTACAGGGCCCTTCGCCACAGCCTTAAGGGCGAGGTCAGCCAAGAGCGCTACCAGGAGCTCAAAGCCATGGAGCTGCGCCTGGAGCGCGAAGCCCAGCGCCAATATCAAGCCCTGGTGGGCAGGGACCCCAGCGCTCAGGACTACCCCCAAAACAAAGCGGCAGGTCCCAAGAACCTGCCGCGTTTAAAAGCCCTCTACCAGCTGCCTTAA
- the nagX gene encoding transmembrane glucosamine N-acetyltransferase NagX produces MTTPQPQRLLCVDALRGFDMFWILGGELLFAALFTWTGAGIWHSLAGQMAHSDWHGLTAYDGIFPLFIFLSGVTLGLADKRASALGGGARRALYRSALRRLLLLLLLGVLYNHGWGTGLPGHWDEVRYASVLGRIGLAWFVAAMLVWHCRPKVWQGVALAILLGYWALLAGHLDNPAATPNAWVDGHWLPGIHYRQMPADPEGLLSTLPAVVNALLGVVAGGLLRSPRQPWSKAVLLAALGLGLLALGYLWSLVFPLNKTLWTSSFVLVTSGWSALLLALFYVLIDLLRLRWLGLAFAVIGANAIAIYLASSLVDWPYVAASLFGQWLAALGPSAQPLGAALALLAVQWLVLAWLYKRQIFIKV; encoded by the coding sequence ATGACAACGCCTCAGCCCCAACGCCTGCTTTGTGTCGACGCCTTGCGCGGCTTCGACATGTTTTGGATCTTGGGGGGAGAGCTGCTGTTTGCCGCTCTCTTTACCTGGACCGGTGCCGGCATCTGGCACAGCCTGGCGGGCCAGATGGCCCATTCCGACTGGCACGGCTTGACCGCCTATGACGGTATCTTCCCGCTCTTTATCTTCCTGTCCGGGGTGACCCTGGGGCTGGCGGACAAGCGGGCCTCGGCCCTTGGCGGCGGCGCGCGCCGGGCCCTCTATCGCAGTGCCCTGCGCCGGCTGTTACTGCTGTTGTTGCTCGGGGTGCTCTACAACCACGGCTGGGGCACCGGCCTGCCGGGGCATTGGGACGAGGTGCGCTATGCCTCGGTGCTGGGGCGTATCGGCCTGGCCTGGTTTGTGGCGGCCATGCTGGTCTGGCATTGCCGGCCCAAGGTCTGGCAGGGGGTGGCTCTGGCCATCTTGCTGGGCTACTGGGCATTGCTGGCCGGGCACCTTGATAACCCGGCCGCCACCCCCAACGCCTGGGTCGATGGCCACTGGCTGCCCGGCATCCATTACCGGCAGATGCCCGCCGACCCCGAAGGGTTGCTCTCTACCCTGCCGGCTGTGGTCAATGCCCTATTGGGGGTAGTGGCGGGGGGGCTTTTGCGCAGTCCTCGCCAGCCCTGGTCAAAGGCGGTGCTGCTGGCGGCCCTGGGGCTGGGGCTGTTGGCCCTGGGATATCTTTGGAGCCTGGTGTTTCCCCTTAACAAGACCCTCTGGACCTCCAGCTTCGTGCTGGTCACCAGCGGCTGGAGCGCCTTGCTGTTGGCCCTTTTCTACGTGCTTATCGATCTGTTGCGGCTGCGCTGGCTGGGGCTGGCCTTTGCCGTGATCGGCGCCAACGCCATCGCGATTTATCTTGCCTCCAGCCTGGTGGACTGGCCCTATGTCGCCGCTAGCCTCTTTGGCCAGTGGCTGGCGGCGCTCGGCCCTTCGGCCCAACCTTTAGGGGCGGCCCTGGCGCTGTTGGCGGTGCAATGGCTGGTGCTGGCCTGGCTTTATAAGCGGCAGATCTTTATCAAGGTCTGA
- a CDS encoding YfaP family protein codes for MKPYFGLPALLLAGIMGLPAQAADSVNVKVLSAVVKDQKLADAKITWQRNGESSQRATSNTAGQASAQISDDADTTMIIDKEGYSTLVVRCPCDGFTYALSPVMDNLDGLRVVLTWGASPKDLDSHMAFPGSHIYFAKKNGRQANLDVDDTTSYGPETITVSKKQQGKKYIYAVHDFSNASGTIARAMADSQASVQLYVGQTLVRTYRPQPGKNGNSWLVFGIDENGAFQDINSYKNLTPQGLDAYLKDLLASDSFDPQNLVSSADIQQAKRYNTQGEKLYHQQDLMGAMYRFQDAINLYPNFGQAYSNLGLTYQKLDRTAEALWANRKAIELASGKSKDRVQASSYYNIARIYEAKGQWQDALDSYRKAKSLRAHSAYDKGIERMEQKLH; via the coding sequence ATGAAGCCGTATTTTGGACTCCCGGCCCTGTTGTTGGCCGGTATCATGGGTCTGCCTGCCCAGGCCGCCGACAGCGTCAACGTCAAAGTGCTGAGCGCCGTGGTCAAGGATCAGAAACTGGCCGACGCCAAGATCACCTGGCAGCGCAATGGTGAAAGCTCCCAACGCGCCACCAGCAACACCGCCGGCCAGGCCAGCGCCCAGATCTCCGATGATGCCGACACCACCATGATCATAGACAAGGAAGGCTACTCCACCCTGGTAGTACGTTGCCCTTGCGACGGCTTCACCTATGCCTTGTCCCCGGTGATGGACAACCTGGACGGCCTGCGGGTGGTACTGACCTGGGGCGCCTCGCCCAAGGATCTGGACTCCCACATGGCCTTCCCCGGCAGTCATATTTATTTCGCCAAGAAAAACGGCCGCCAAGCCAATCTGGACGTGGACGACACCACCTCCTATGGCCCCGAGACCATCACCGTCAGCAAGAAGCAGCAAGGCAAGAAATACATCTACGCCGTCCATGACTTCAGCAATGCCAGCGGTACCATTGCCCGCGCCATGGCCGACAGCCAAGCCAGCGTTCAGCTCTATGTAGGCCAGACCCTGGTCCGCACCTACCGGCCTCAGCCCGGTAAAAACGGCAACAGCTGGCTGGTGTTCGGCATCGACGAGAACGGTGCCTTCCAGGACATCAACAGCTACAAGAACCTGACCCCCCAGGGCCTGGATGCCTACCTCAAGGACCTGCTGGCAAGCGACAGCTTTGACCCCCAGAACCTGGTCAGCAGCGCCGACATCCAGCAAGCCAAGCGCTACAACACCCAGGGTGAGAAGCTCTATCACCAGCAGGATCTGATGGGCGCCATGTACCGCTTCCAAGACGCCATCAACCTCTATCCCAACTTCGGCCAGGCCTACAGCAACCTGGGCCTGACCTACCAGAAACTGGACCGCACCGCCGAAGCCCTGTGGGCCAACCGCAAGGCCATCGAACTGGCCAGCGGCAAGAGCAAGGACAGGGTCCAGGCCAGCAGCTACTACAACATCGCCCGTATCTACGAGGCCAAAGGCCAGTGGCAGGATGCCCTCGACAGCTACCGTAAAGCCAAGTCCCTGCGCGCCCACAGCGCCTACGACAAAGGCATAGAACGGATGGAGCAGAAACTGCACTGA
- a CDS encoding WD40 repeat domain-containing protein, translated as MPRVLLFCVVLLFGCSPQSPSLASWQLVGNGAYGADLSVQGDLAAVSGDPEGVVVWDLKTQAPRYRLQMNVAPPDQAALTRGGYKPDERLPAQPLPVTLTRFSENGAYLVTADQTRLALWRTADGENLGYWQAGSYSGAPRVDQPGTSQVHSLRDVAVSNGGNFIAFARADGVIVHLNRISGRRLEFLGHSEKVNSIAMSANGLYVLSGGNDHRAMLWNTQTGQVQRPFPAEGRVVLVALTQDGRYAFVEDADNNALIWDIRSGQVKTRLATKAKQELFTSARFSGDGKRLLTGGPGRQLILWNLESGQRLWQRQVGVAEDYRPRSAVVYATAFAKDRVYSVSSAGLLEAWPLEKTDE; from the coding sequence ATGCCCAGAGTCCTTTTGTTTTGTGTTGTGCTGCTGTTTGGTTGCAGCCCCCAATCCCCGTCCCTGGCCAGCTGGCAGCTGGTCGGCAACGGGGCCTATGGTGCCGATCTGTCGGTACAGGGTGACCTGGCGGCGGTCAGCGGCGACCCCGAGGGGGTGGTGGTCTGGGATCTGAAAACCCAGGCCCCCCGCTACCGGCTGCAGATGAACGTGGCACCTCCCGACCAAGCAGCCTTGACCCGGGGCGGCTACAAGCCGGACGAACGGCTGCCCGCCCAGCCCCTGCCGGTCACCCTGACCCGTTTTTCCGAGAACGGCGCCTACCTGGTGACCGCCGACCAGACCCGCCTCGCCTTGTGGCGAACCGCCGACGGTGAAAACCTCGGTTACTGGCAGGCCGGCAGTTACAGCGGCGCCCCCAGAGTGGACCAACCCGGCACCAGCCAGGTGCACAGCCTGAGGGATGTGGCGGTGTCCAATGGCGGCAATTTCATCGCCTTTGCCAGGGCCGATGGCGTGATAGTGCACCTTAACCGCATCTCCGGGCGGCGCCTGGAGTTCTTGGGCCATAGCGAGAAGGTCAATTCCATCGCCATGTCCGCCAATGGCCTTTATGTGCTGTCCGGCGGCAACGACCACAGGGCAATGCTCTGGAACACCCAGACCGGTCAGGTGCAACGCCCCTTCCCGGCCGAAGGACGAGTGGTGTTGGTGGCCCTGACTCAGGACGGCCGCTATGCCTTTGTGGAAGATGCCGACAACAACGCCCTTATCTGGGATATCCGGAGCGGCCAGGTGAAAACCCGGTTAGCCACCAAGGCCAAGCAGGAGCTCTTTACCAGCGCCCGTTTCAGCGGCGACGGCAAACGGCTACTCACCGGTGGCCCGGGCCGCCAGTTGATCCTGTGGAACCTGGAAAGCGGCCAGCGGCTCTGGCAGCGCCAAGTGGGGGTTGCAGAGGATTACCGGCCGCGCTCGGCGGTGGTCTATGCCACGGCCTTTGCCAAGGACAGGGTCTATTCGGTAAGCTCCGCCGGCTTATTGGAGGCCTGGCCGCTGGAGAAGACGGATGAGTGA
- a CDS encoding YheV family putative zinc ribbon protein yields the protein MAKRRFIAGAKCPQCEQQDSIQLIIENNVERIECVSCGYKQTQTSRDAEGAAKGDKESIIGLFKPE from the coding sequence ATGGCAAAGCGTCGTTTCATCGCCGGGGCCAAGTGCCCGCAGTGCGAGCAGCAAGACAGCATTCAGCTCATCATTGAAAACAACGTCGAGCGTATCGAGTGCGTGTCCTGCGGCTATAAGCAGACCCAGACCAGCCGCGACGCCGAAGGCGCCGCCAAGGGCGACAAGGAAAGCATCATCGGGCTGTTTAAACCCGAATAA
- the fkpA gene encoding FKBP-type peptidyl-prolyl cis-trans isomerase, whose product MKPWFKLAVIPAFVLAVTACQQQEEKTDQAAAQVKLETDEAKQAYAIGASIAEYIRTTMDKQEELGISLDKELVIAGFSDGIHDKNQLDKDTITAQLQALDKTASEKLAAKSKEEAEKNKTDGEKYLAENAKKDGVKVTDSGLQYEVLTEGTGEHPKATDRVTVNYKGTLTDGTQFDSSYDRGEPITFALNRVIPGWTEGVQLMTVGSKYRFVIPSELAYGERDMQTIPPNSVLVFEVELLGIDKGEQAKPEASDK is encoded by the coding sequence ATGAAGCCCTGGTTCAAGCTGGCGGTGATCCCTGCTTTCGTTCTGGCAGTGACAGCCTGTCAACAACAAGAAGAAAAGACTGACCAAGCTGCCGCACAGGTCAAGCTGGAAACCGACGAGGCCAAGCAGGCTTATGCCATCGGTGCCAGCATTGCCGAGTACATCCGCACCACCATGGACAAGCAGGAAGAGCTGGGCATCAGCCTGGACAAAGAGCTGGTGATCGCGGGCTTCAGCGACGGTATCCACGACAAGAACCAACTGGACAAGGACACCATCACCGCCCAGCTGCAGGCCCTGGACAAGACCGCTTCCGAGAAGCTGGCCGCCAAGTCCAAGGAAGAAGCCGAAAAGAACAAGACCGATGGTGAGAAATACCTGGCCGAAAACGCCAAGAAAGACGGCGTGAAGGTCACCGATTCCGGCCTGCAGTACGAAGTGCTGACCGAAGGCACCGGCGAGCATCCCAAGGCTACCGACCGCGTTACCGTCAACTACAAGGGTACCCTCACCGACGGTACCCAGTTCGACAGCTCCTATGACCGTGGCGAGCCCATTACTTTCGCCCTCAACCGCGTTATTCCCGGTTGGACCGAAGGCGTACAGCTGATGACCGTTGGCTCCAAGTACCGCTTCGTGATCCCCTCCGAGCTGGCTTACGGTGAGCGCGACATGCAGACCATTCCCCCTAACTCCGTGCTGGTGTTCGAAGTGGAACTGCTGGGCATCGACAAGGGCGAGCAGGCCAAACCTGAAGCCTCCGACAAGTAA